One Heliomicrobium gestii DNA window includes the following coding sequences:
- the gap gene encoding type I glyceraldehyde-3-phosphate dehydrogenase encodes MTTKIAINGFGRIGRNVLRAMLKRDMLKAGSDVEIVALNDLTSPETLAHLLQYDSVHGELPYEVTVSDKAISVNGIQIKVCAETDPAKLPWKELGVDIVVESTGRFTKGPDAAKHIQAGAKKVIISAPGKDIDATIVMGVNDHTYDPANHHVVSNASCTTNCLAPFAKVLHEQFGIVRGLMTTVHAYTNDQRILDLPHSDLRRARAAGQSIIPTTTGAAKAVALVLPELKGKLNGFAMRVPTPNVSVVDLVVELEKPATEEAINSALKAAAEGPLKGILAFCEKPLVSRDFNGNPHSSIVDAPSTMILDGKMAKVVSWYDNEWGYSNRVVDLALLMAAKGL; translated from the coding sequence ATGACTACGAAAATTGCCATCAATGGATTTGGCCGGATCGGCCGCAACGTGCTGCGCGCCATGCTGAAACGGGACATGCTGAAAGCCGGCTCCGACGTGGAGATCGTCGCCCTCAACGACCTGACGAGCCCTGAGACGCTGGCCCACCTGCTCCAGTATGATTCCGTCCATGGCGAACTTCCCTATGAAGTGACCGTTTCCGATAAGGCGATCTCTGTCAACGGCATCCAGATCAAGGTCTGCGCCGAAACAGACCCCGCCAAACTGCCCTGGAAAGAGCTTGGCGTCGATATCGTCGTCGAATCGACGGGCCGTTTCACCAAGGGTCCCGACGCAGCCAAGCACATCCAGGCTGGCGCGAAAAAAGTGATCATCTCTGCGCCCGGCAAAGACATCGACGCCACCATCGTCATGGGCGTCAACGACCATACATACGACCCTGCCAACCACCATGTCGTCTCCAACGCCTCCTGCACCACCAACTGCCTGGCCCCCTTCGCCAAGGTGCTTCACGAGCAGTTTGGCATTGTCCGCGGCCTGATGACGACGGTCCACGCCTACACGAACGACCAGCGCATCCTCGACCTGCCCCACAGCGATCTGCGCCGCGCCCGCGCCGCCGGCCAGTCGATCATCCCCACCACCACCGGCGCCGCCAAGGCCGTCGCCCTCGTCCTGCCGGAACTGAAAGGCAAGCTGAACGGCTTCGCCATGCGCGTGCCTACCCCGAACGTCTCTGTCGTCGATCTGGTCGTCGAACTGGAAAAACCGGCCACCGAAGAGGCCATCAACAGCGCCCTGAAGGCTGCCGCTGAAGGTCCCCTGAAAGGCATCCTGGCCTTCTGTGAAAAACCCCTCGTCTCCCGCGACTTCAACGGCAACCCCCATTCCTCCATTGTCGACGCGCCTTCCACGATGATTCTCGACGGCAAAATGGCCAAGGTTGTCTCCTGGTATGACAACGAATGGGGTTACTCCAACCGCGTCGTCGACCTGGCCCTCCTGATGGCCGCAAAGGGGCTCTAA